A region of Allocoleopsis franciscana PCC 7113 DNA encodes the following proteins:
- a CDS encoding glutathione S-transferase family protein → MTSAPLSWRELETLTDYQIDPVNGPTNAQARLRLFGLPQADVRVTLYRDNHAWCPYCQKVWLWLEEKQIPYRIEKVTMFCYGEKESWYKRLVPSGMLPALELDGRLITESDDILLALELAFGPLGQGMESPTVLPLRQLERLLFRAWCSWLCYPMVSQGQEQRHREQFIKVVNKVEYALASTPGPYFLEEFGTADVIFTPYVERMNASLYYYKGYSLREENPYLAAWFDGMESRPTYRGTQSDFHTHAHDLPPQMGGCWENGEPKMLLNKNRVDNGPWIGLPDVGYPEPESSRAEALIRVIKHRANIIRVNPADDELFEIALRCALTWMMTGVVCVPPTGSDKALRYLRDRINVPRDMSIFAAKRLREALEKTASFVGDEQGPPIPIKHRRDQDPAYFATN, encoded by the coding sequence ATGACGAGCGCTCCCCTAAGCTGGAGGGAACTAGAAACCCTCACGGACTATCAAATTGACCCCGTTAACGGTCCCACTAACGCCCAAGCTCGACTACGCCTGTTTGGTCTTCCTCAAGCCGATGTGCGAGTAACACTCTACCGCGACAACCACGCCTGGTGTCCCTACTGCCAAAAAGTCTGGCTTTGGCTTGAAGAAAAACAAATCCCCTACCGTATCGAAAAAGTGACAATGTTTTGTTACGGGGAGAAAGAAAGCTGGTACAAACGCCTTGTCCCATCGGGAATGTTACCAGCACTGGAGTTAGACGGACGCCTGATTACCGAAAGCGATGACATTTTGCTCGCTCTAGAACTTGCCTTTGGTCCTTTAGGGCAGGGTATGGAAAGCCCCACAGTACTACCCCTGCGCCAACTAGAGCGACTTTTATTTAGAGCTTGGTGTAGCTGGCTTTGCTATCCGATGGTGTCGCAAGGGCAAGAGCAGCGCCACCGAGAGCAATTTATTAAAGTCGTAAATAAGGTTGAGTATGCCCTCGCCTCTACTCCCGGTCCATACTTTCTGGAAGAGTTCGGTACGGCTGATGTTATCTTCACACCTTATGTCGAACGCATGAACGCCAGTCTGTATTATTACAAGGGCTACTCACTGCGAGAGGAGAATCCTTACTTGGCTGCTTGGTTCGATGGGATGGAAAGCCGACCGACTTATCGCGGTACTCAGAGCGACTTTCACACCCACGCTCATGACTTACCTCCTCAGATGGGCGGTTGCTGGGAAAATGGTGAGCCGAAGATGCTGTTGAATAAAAATAGGGTGGATAATGGGCCTTGGATTGGGCTGCCTGATGTGGGTTACCCAGAACCGGAAAGCTCCCGTGCTGAAGCGCTAATTCGAGTGATTAAGCATCGCGCTAATATTATTCGGGTCAATCCGGCTGATGACGAATTGTTTGAAATAGCTCTGCGTTGTGCATTGACTTGGATGATGACGGGTGTTGTGTGTGTGCCACCGACTGGTTCGGATAAGGCGCTGAGATATTTACGCGATCGCATTAATGTACCTCGCGATATGTCGATTTTTGCTGCCAAGCGACTCAGGGAAGCTTTGGAAAAAACGGCAAGTTTTGTCGGTGATGAACAAGGTCCGCCGATTCCGATTAAGCATCGGCGAGACCAAGACCCGGCTTATTTTGCTACAAATTAG
- a CDS encoding DUF928 domain-containing protein, giving the protein MAWFTHTSRFTLLALALTLGTPFHVLAQSTSSSSLGSQLESSFRAPSRGLPENRQGGASRGPCFTDGRRLTALVPRAGGETAAEYPTVFWYMPKMKAQEAPAPEMEFTLRDANEQKIYSVKYPLPKYNDGSVGTSGIMSLTLASPYSLNVGQEYKWQLRVMCDSQDPSGAEAQTAEGIIKRVAEDSELERRVQQAAPEERIILYAKANRWYEMLANLIALRRIRPNDPSVTDAWNKLFAVVELNDVSIQSRSQGTRNTNN; this is encoded by the coding sequence ATGGCTTGGTTCACACACACCTCACGCTTCACCCTGCTGGCTTTAGCTTTAACGCTAGGCACGCCCTTCCATGTCTTAGCTCAGTCCACAAGTTCTTCATCCCTGGGCAGCCAACTCGAAAGTTCCTTCCGTGCGCCAAGTCGAGGGCTTCCCGAAAATCGGCAAGGTGGAGCAAGCCGGGGTCCCTGCTTTACCGACGGGCGACGCCTAACAGCGTTGGTTCCACGTGCCGGAGGCGAAACGGCGGCTGAGTATCCGACCGTTTTTTGGTACATGCCTAAAATGAAGGCTCAGGAAGCACCAGCACCAGAAATGGAGTTTACTCTTAGAGATGCCAACGAGCAAAAGATTTACTCCGTCAAGTATCCTTTGCCCAAGTATAACGATGGCAGTGTGGGTACTTCTGGCATTATGAGCTTAACGTTGGCGAGTCCATATTCCCTGAACGTGGGTCAAGAATATAAGTGGCAGTTAAGGGTGATGTGTGATTCTCAAGACCCAAGTGGAGCCGAGGCTCAGACGGCTGAAGGGATCATCAAGCGAGTTGCAGAAGACTCAGAACTCGAACGTCGCGTTCAGCAGGCTGCTCCCGAAGAACGTATTATTCTCTATGCAAAAGCTAATCGTTGGTACGAGATGCTGGCTAATTTAATTGCACTACGACGCATTCGTCCCAATGATCCCTCGGTGACCGATGCCTGGAACAAGCTGTTTGCTGTAGTGGAATTAAACGATGTTTCTATACAATCTAGGTCTCAGGGTACCAGAAACACCAATAACTAA
- a CDS encoding DUF928 domain-containing protein, translating to MAQIRFRFSKCSLAVSLKLAMLTGVFLLVQTPQALLAQGIPRRWEAKQYRPPMGIGAPIRTEGGGTRSGGPANSSCPVVGKPLTALVPGDRFGVTVAPYPTFFVYMPAVSPQASPLLVEFELQDNSGDSVYKSIFKTSGKPGILTLTLPTQAGLPPLKVGEDYKWSFTLICQPDERSQDITVEGWVRRVELNAILNNQLKQASPQQQVQLYAEAEIWQDALATLVQLRRNYPNDAAIAANWERLLSAAGLNNIAQEAVVTIPATVGDGFVSSGP from the coding sequence ATGGCACAGATACGGTTCCGTTTTTCCAAATGCTCTTTGGCCGTTTCTCTGAAATTGGCCATGCTTACGGGTGTTTTCCTGCTCGTACAGACTCCGCAAGCCCTTCTCGCTCAAGGAATACCAAGGCGCTGGGAAGCCAAGCAGTATAGACCTCCAATGGGTATTGGTGCACCGATTCGTACAGAAGGAGGGGGAACGCGTTCCGGTGGCCCAGCTAACAGCAGTTGTCCGGTGGTGGGTAAACCCCTAACCGCCTTAGTCCCTGGCGATCGCTTTGGGGTAACGGTTGCTCCCTATCCCACATTCTTTGTCTATATGCCGGCAGTATCGCCCCAGGCATCGCCTTTATTGGTGGAGTTTGAGTTACAGGATAACAGTGGTGATTCTGTTTATAAATCTATTTTCAAGACTAGTGGCAAGCCCGGTATTCTGACGCTGACGCTACCAACGCAAGCCGGCTTACCACCTTTAAAGGTGGGTGAGGATTATAAATGGTCATTCACGCTCATTTGTCAACCCGATGAGCGATCGCAAGATATTACGGTAGAAGGATGGGTGAGACGGGTAGAACTTAATGCCATACTCAATAATCAGCTCAAGCAGGCATCACCTCAACAGCAAGTACAGTTATATGCCGAAGCGGAGATTTGGCAAGATGCCTTAGCTACTTTAGTTCAACTGCGTCGTAACTATCCCAACGATGCGGCAATAGCAGCCAATTGGGAGAGACTTTTGAGCGCGGCAGGTCTAAACAATATCGCTCAAGAGGCAGTGGTGACAATTCCAGCGACAGTTGGAGATGGATTCGTATCCTCTGGGCCCTAA
- the hisA gene encoding 1-(5-phosphoribosyl)-5-[(5-phosphoribosylamino)methylideneamino]imidazole-4-carboxamide isomerase — protein MDVIPAIDLLEGRCVRLYQGDYARSQVFNDNPTDVAKQWVDQGATRLHVVDLDGAKVGHPVNTETIAAIVQAVPVPVQVGGGLRDRTGVAQLLDIGVHQVILGTAAVEDRPLVKQLCDEFPGKIMVGIDARNGLVATRGWIETSEVKATELAHQMSQLGAAAIIYTDIHRDGTLSGPNTDALRELARSLSIPVIASGGVSSVTDLLSLLALEPLGVNGVIVGRALYTGDVSLKEAIQAVGQGRLQDIPPDLGFSTFA, from the coding sequence ATGGATGTTATTCCAGCAATTGATTTGCTTGAAGGTCGGTGTGTACGGTTGTATCAGGGAGACTATGCGCGATCGCAAGTCTTTAACGATAACCCGACCGATGTTGCTAAACAATGGGTTGATCAGGGTGCCACTCGCCTACATGTTGTAGATTTAGATGGGGCAAAAGTGGGTCATCCCGTTAATACAGAAACCATTGCCGCTATTGTCCAGGCTGTGCCCGTGCCGGTGCAAGTGGGGGGAGGATTGCGCGATCGCACAGGTGTGGCACAATTGCTCGATATCGGTGTCCATCAAGTGATTTTGGGCACTGCTGCGGTAGAAGACCGCCCCTTGGTAAAACAGTTGTGCGACGAATTTCCAGGGAAAATTATGGTGGGAATTGATGCCCGTAACGGCTTAGTTGCTACCCGTGGCTGGATAGAAACGTCTGAGGTTAAGGCAACCGAACTCGCCCACCAGATGAGTCAGTTGGGAGCGGCGGCAATCATTTATACTGACATTCATCGGGATGGCACGTTGAGTGGCCCCAACACAGATGCTCTTAGAGAACTGGCGCGTAGTCTCTCCATTCCCGTTATTGCCTCTGGTGGTGTGAGTTCAGTAACCGATTTGTTGAGTCTGCTGGCGCTTGAACCATTGGGTGTGAATGGGGTCATTGTCGGTCGTGCGCTTTACACTGGAGATGTTTCCCTGAAAGAAGCGATTCAGGCTGTGGGACAGGGACGCCTTCAGGATATTCCCCCAGATTTGGGGTTTTCGACCTTTGCCTGA
- a CDS encoding FdhF/YdeP family oxidoreductase, with product MSEPTTGGGLPVLQYWLEQTLSPQGLSIWQTLNHHSACLSCAWGTGGQKGGFVNEAGEYLQRCAKSVEAIAAELQPAIPPNFFSQVKLNELQQLNSQQCDRLGRWSYPLIYRAGADKYQRISWEEVYQIATSALRQPPERIASYSSGRSSNEAAYLLQLLFRALGSNNLADCSDLCHAPSTIGLKQVFGSGTSMVSLEGLQHADCVVLVGSNAPANHPRLMNELIKIRDKGGKIIIINPQLEIGLVKFASPAFPIKSLLKGGSEISTLYLQPIPGSDVALFVGIQKSLIEQNLLKTDYLQAYTEGYQAVLDYAAQTSWADITATCGLFQEEIEEAAYIIGTSGRVVFAWAMGITQQRNGVHNVHSIANTALITGNAGKLGAGTMPIRGHSNVQGFGSMGVTVHLRAEIQQALAQLLGHPLSNTPGYDTRALIEAADQGKIDTLFCLGGNLYAANPDLTQAQRALSKIDTIIYVATKPNLGHFHGLAKQNTLILPVFNRFENPQPTTTESGNNFVRLNDPGRSHLQGANAELVSEVELLTELADRLLGETPINWRKLQDTRYVRKLITKTIPGYQQIEKMEKTKEEFTIDGRIFTEPKFATPSQKAQMFVTPLPKLSLPTKSDFGLPEDVPGIILILGTGRSYGQHNTVVYRPYDKYREMPHRHCILMNINDINRGGFSEHQRVTVKGDAGILDNIEIIAGGMREGAAFMFYPEANILFKADIDPDSGTPAYKRVPVVVYGGESQ from the coding sequence ATGTCTGAGCCGACTACCGGCGGGGGCTTACCCGTACTGCAATACTGGCTAGAACAAACCCTCTCACCCCAAGGATTATCCATCTGGCAAACCCTGAACCATCATAGTGCCTGTTTGTCCTGTGCTTGGGGAACGGGAGGACAAAAAGGGGGTTTTGTCAATGAGGCGGGGGAATATTTACAACGCTGTGCCAAAAGTGTAGAAGCGATCGCTGCCGAATTGCAACCCGCCATCCCCCCCAATTTTTTCAGTCAAGTTAAGCTCAACGAATTACAACAACTCAACTCACAACAATGCGATCGCTTAGGCAGATGGAGTTATCCCCTCATCTACCGCGCCGGAGCAGATAAGTATCAAAGAATTAGCTGGGAAGAAGTCTATCAGATCGCCACATCAGCCCTGCGTCAGCCGCCCGAAAGAATTGCCTCCTATAGTTCCGGACGCTCATCTAACGAAGCCGCCTATCTGCTGCAACTGCTGTTCAGAGCATTAGGGAGCAATAACCTAGCCGACTGCTCCGATCTTTGCCATGCGCCTTCTACCATAGGTTTAAAGCAAGTTTTCGGCTCAGGAACCTCAATGGTGAGCTTGGAGGGACTGCAACACGCAGATTGTGTGGTTTTAGTCGGTTCCAACGCTCCCGCCAACCATCCCCGTCTGATGAACGAATTAATTAAAATTCGGGATAAAGGCGGCAAAATCATCATTATTAACCCTCAACTCGAAATCGGCTTAGTCAAATTTGCCTCCCCTGCCTTTCCGATTAAATCCCTCCTCAAAGGGGGTTCGGAGATTTCCACCCTCTACCTCCAACCGATTCCTGGCAGCGATGTCGCTTTGTTTGTCGGTATCCAAAAATCCCTGATTGAACAAAATCTGTTGAAAACAGACTATCTGCAAGCTTATACAGAAGGATATCAAGCCGTCTTAGACTATGCGGCTCAAACCTCCTGGGCAGATATCACAGCGACTTGCGGACTATTTCAGGAAGAGATTGAAGAAGCCGCATATATCATCGGTACATCTGGGCGGGTGGTGTTTGCCTGGGCGATGGGCATCACCCAACAGCGTAATGGGGTACACAATGTCCACAGTATTGCCAATACGGCTCTCATCACAGGCAATGCAGGCAAACTGGGAGCCGGTACGATGCCCATCCGAGGACATTCCAATGTTCAGGGTTTTGGCTCAATGGGAGTGACGGTGCATTTACGCGCTGAGATTCAACAAGCCCTTGCCCAACTTTTAGGGCATCCCCTCAGCAACACCCCAGGTTATGATACCCGTGCTTTGATTGAAGCGGCTGACCAGGGGAAAATTGATACTCTGTTTTGTTTAGGAGGCAATTTATATGCCGCTAATCCCGATTTAACCCAAGCCCAGAGAGCTTTATCCAAAATTGACACGATTATTTATGTAGCCACCAAACCGAATTTAGGACATTTTCACGGTTTAGCGAAGCAGAATACCCTGATTCTTCCCGTCTTTAATCGGTTTGAAAATCCCCAGCCAACGACTACAGAGTCCGGTAATAATTTTGTGCGTTTAAATGACCCAGGAAGGAGTCACTTGCAGGGGGCAAATGCAGAATTAGTTTCGGAAGTCGAACTGCTGACAGAATTAGCCGATCGCTTATTGGGAGAAACGCCGATTAACTGGCGGAAGTTACAAGACACTCGCTATGTGCGGAAGTTAATTACTAAAACGATTCCTGGCTATCAACAGATAGAAAAGATGGAGAAAACTAAAGAGGAATTTACGATAGATGGGCGCATCTTTACTGAGCCAAAATTTGCCACCCCGTCCCAGAAAGCGCAAATGTTTGTTACCCCTCTGCCTAAATTATCCCTGCCCACAAAAAGTGATTTTGGCCTGCCTGAAGATGTTCCAGGAATTATCCTAATTTTAGGGACAGGTAGAAGTTATGGACAACATAATACTGTAGTTTATCGCCCCTACGACAAATATCGAGAAATGCCTCACCGTCATTGTATTTTGATGAATATCAATGATATCAATCGGGGAGGATTTAGTGAGCATCAACGGGTAACTGTTAAAGGAGATGCTGGAATCTTAGATAATATTGAAATTATTGCAGGGGGTATGCGAGAAGGAGCGGCTTTTATGTTCTATCCTGAAGCCAATATTTTATTTAAAGCAGATATTGACCCTGACAGTGGAACTCCGGCTTATAAGCGAGTCCCTGTGGTGGTTTATGGGGGCGAAAGTCAATAA
- a CDS encoding transglutaminase-like domain-containing protein yields MIPDSASSIPPKQKSFTTIRPIGAAALQGIAFSGETLFAIDATNGYLLQIDPKSDSSTILNSSRELDWVGASGLALAGETLWLTLDNSVYFCQLKGDLSLQHFVTLPYTANGIAVRDATIYITSQRSGYIFIYSRDTGREITRLYAPGVGAEHITIRGEELWVSDAEEQTVYCLDRATGEIHFSVLTPFANPTGLAFYTDPETGQDILYVAYSGEEPYIRDNPNADPNFELQYRDRTFIHPLYFSHNAERHYALSNGYLIEMSYIEELAPLEDVELKQVEWRIALPAETDRQKIRKIEPIGMPFTEEVQDGQRIAVFKFDTLKPGERHLFGWKALLEVWSIKYRLTPREVEKLPDLSPDFETRYLVDNDELAMDTEIIRRAAREAIGRETNLLRKVYNIRNYVYDKLSYGIKPHIDTPDIVLERGVGSCGEYLGLLLALGRLNGIACRTVGRYKCPAHNDKFGIPLEPDFNHVWMEFYVPGVGWLPMESNPDDTVEGGPYPTRFFMGLAWYHMEMAKGITFETLRSEGAPVNKENTSIGELAINHVRFKILEELSPPQWT; encoded by the coding sequence ATGATTCCCGACTCAGCTTCATCTATTCCACCCAAACAGAAATCTTTCACAACAATTAGACCGATTGGGGCAGCCGCCTTGCAGGGCATCGCCTTTTCGGGAGAAACTCTTTTTGCCATTGATGCCACAAACGGCTATCTGCTACAAATCGATCCGAAAAGCGATAGCTCAACCATTTTGAACTCCAGTCGCGAGTTAGATTGGGTGGGTGCTTCTGGTTTAGCGCTGGCTGGAGAGACCCTTTGGTTAACATTGGATAATAGTGTTTACTTCTGCCAGCTCAAGGGTGATTTAAGTCTCCAGCACTTTGTCACCTTGCCTTACACGGCTAATGGCATTGCGGTTCGGGACGCAACAATCTATATTACCAGCCAAAGATCTGGATATATTTTCATTTACAGCCGTGATACAGGACGTGAGATTACCCGGTTATATGCTCCAGGCGTTGGGGCTGAGCATATTACAATCCGAGGGGAGGAACTTTGGGTTTCAGATGCAGAGGAACAGACGGTTTATTGTCTCGATCGCGCCACAGGCGAAATACACTTTAGTGTACTCACTCCCTTTGCAAACCCGACCGGCTTAGCCTTTTACACCGACCCTGAAACGGGTCAAGATATTCTCTATGTGGCTTATTCGGGTGAGGAACCGTATATCCGGGATAACCCCAACGCTGACCCTAATTTTGAATTGCAATATCGCGATCGCACATTCATTCATCCCCTCTACTTTAGCCACAATGCCGAGCGCCACTATGCCCTCTCCAATGGCTATTTGATTGAAATGTCCTACATCGAGGAACTTGCCCCCCTCGAAGATGTTGAACTCAAACAGGTCGAATGGCGCATTGCCCTGCCTGCGGAAACAGATCGACAAAAGATCAGAAAAATTGAACCGATAGGTATGCCCTTCACCGAAGAAGTTCAGGATGGACAGCGCATCGCTGTTTTCAAATTTGATACTCTCAAACCCGGTGAACGGCATCTCTTTGGTTGGAAAGCCCTTCTAGAAGTGTGGAGTATTAAATATCGTCTCACCCCACGAGAAGTGGAAAAGCTACCGGATTTATCCCCAGATTTTGAAACTCGCTATCTGGTGGACAATGACGAGTTAGCGATGGATACAGAGATTATTCGCCGCGCTGCTCGCGAAGCCATTGGTCGAGAAACCAATCTCCTACGGAAAGTTTACAATATTCGCAACTATGTCTATGACAAACTCTCCTACGGCATTAAACCTCACATTGACACTCCAGATATTGTTTTAGAGCGCGGTGTTGGTTCCTGCGGCGAGTATTTAGGTCTGTTGCTGGCACTAGGACGGCTGAATGGGATTGCCTGTCGCACAGTGGGTCGTTACAAGTGCCCTGCCCACAACGACAAGTTCGGTATCCCGTTAGAACCTGACTTTAATCATGTGTGGATGGAATTTTATGTCCCTGGAGTCGGCTGGTTGCCGATGGAATCCAATCCTGATGACACAGTTGAAGGCGGCCCTTACCCGACTCGGTTTTTTATGGGTCTTGCCTGGTATCACATGGAGATGGCAAAAGGCATTACCTTTGAAACCCTCAGAAGTGAAGGCGCTCCTGTGAATAAGGAAAATACTTCGATTGGTGAACTCGCGATTAATCATGTCCGGTTCAAAATTCTCGAAGAATTGTCACCGCCTCAGTGGACTTAG
- a CDS encoding tRNA-dihydrouridine synthase family protein, with the protein MSQVSLPPPLHPELPLTALAPMQDVTNHWFMKVIAHYGSPDYFFTEYFRVNDTSRLNRNILAAITQNDTGRPIFAQMIGESIPDLVRTAIELCNYNIAGIDLNMGCPAPRIYRKNVGGGLLLSPEKVDRILGELRQAVNDRPMTVKMRVGFENTDTFYEILDLINRHSIDLLSLHGRTVKDMYHGPVKYDLIASAVKRVHCPVLANGDIHSATKALEVLSQTGAAGVMVGRWAVGNPWIFNQIRQALRGEPITPVPFFEVRNYIDRLWQTPTAASMPMRSRLGYLKMFLNYIALTVDETGDFLRLMRQTQTEVELLNLCDRVFLTDLTKNLALAPSLSL; encoded by the coding sequence ATGTCCCAGGTATCGCTCCCCCCACCGCTCCATCCAGAGCTACCCCTCACCGCTCTTGCACCCATGCAGGATGTGACAAACCATTGGTTTATGAAGGTTATTGCTCATTACGGCAGTCCTGACTACTTCTTCACCGAGTACTTCCGCGTGAATGATACCTCTAGGCTCAATCGTAACATTCTGGCGGCCATCACCCAAAACGACACGGGTCGCCCCATTTTTGCTCAAATGATTGGCGAAAGCATTCCAGACTTAGTCAGAACAGCGATTGAGCTGTGCAACTATAATATCGCTGGAATTGACTTGAACATGGGCTGTCCAGCACCGAGAATCTATCGCAAAAATGTTGGAGGTGGATTGCTACTTTCCCCCGAAAAAGTGGATCGGATTTTGGGAGAACTGCGACAAGCCGTCAATGATCGACCAATGACAGTCAAGATGCGCGTAGGCTTTGAAAATACAGATACCTTTTACGAAATTTTAGATTTAATCAATCGCCATAGCATTGATTTGCTCTCTTTGCATGGTCGCACGGTGAAAGATATGTACCACGGGCCAGTGAAATATGATTTGATTGCCTCTGCGGTCAAAAGGGTTCATTGTCCAGTGCTTGCCAATGGCGATATCCACTCAGCGACAAAGGCTTTAGAAGTGCTTTCTCAAACGGGCGCGGCGGGAGTGATGGTAGGACGTTGGGCGGTCGGGAATCCTTGGATTTTTAATCAAATTCGGCAAGCTTTGCGAGGAGAACCAATCACGCCCGTTCCTTTTTTTGAGGTACGCAACTATATTGATCGTTTATGGCAAACCCCCACAGCAGCATCTATGCCAATGCGATCGCGCCTAGGCTATCTCAAAATGTTCCTCAACTACATTGCCCTAACTGTTGACGAGACGGGAGATTTCCTGCGGCTGATGCGACAGACGCAGACCGAGGTCGAACTGCTTAACCTCTGTGACCGCGTTTTCCTGACTGATCTGACAAAAAATTTAGCCCTAGCACCTTCCTTGAGCCTCTAA